A window of Diospyros lotus cultivar Yz01 chromosome 14, ASM1463336v1, whole genome shotgun sequence contains these coding sequences:
- the LOC127790648 gene encoding oleosin Cor a 15-like, which produces MAEYQRPQDQPHHQFRLRGAFKGEQGPSKSQVVAVATLLPVGGLLLLLAGITLTGTLIGLAVTTPLFVICSPVLVPAALTISLAVAGFLTSGAFGITALSSFSWILNNLRRTSVPEHLEQAKRRAQEGAGHVGQKAREMGQKTQETTRT; this is translated from the coding sequence ATGGCTGAGTACCAACGCCCGCAGGACCAGCCCCACCACCAGTTCCGCCTCAGAGGCGCCTTCAAAGGCGAGCAGGGTCCGTCCAAGTCCCAAGTCGTGGCCGTCGCCACCCTCCTCCCCGTCGGAGGCCTGCTCCTCCTCCTCGCCGGGATCACGCTCACCGGCACCCTCATAGGCCTCGCAGTCACCACGCCGCTCTTCGTCATCTGCAGCCCGGTTCTCGTCCCCGCAGCCCTCACCATCTCGCTGGCAGTCGCCGGATTCTTGACTTCCGGCGCGTTCGGGATCACGGCGTTGTCGTCGTTCTCCTGGATCCTCAACAACCTCCGGCGAACTAGCGTGCCGGAGCATCTGGAGCAGGCGAAGCGGCGGGCCCAGGAGGGCGCGGGCCATGTTGGCCAGAAGGCTAGGGAGATGGGCCAGAAGACCCAGGAAACCACTAGGACGTAA